Part of the Diprion similis isolate iyDipSimi1 chromosome 10, iyDipSimi1.1, whole genome shotgun sequence genome, ATATAACTCATGGGTTTTCACTTCATCAATTGGTGATGAGCTCACTCAAGTTCGCAGCATATAAAATATCGACTCAATGAAACTCGATCGTATTAAAGATATAAATTTCAGTATTATTGTCATTAGTTAGTCTAGTTTATATTACAGTTAAAAatctacagttttttttttgccgctACCTTCTGTAGTTGCAGCTAAAAGTAACTTAGctttatttgattttccaaTCCCAAGTCTAGGCAGACCTCGGTTTAACCCTTCTAACAAAACACAAGCCTTGCAGATTTCCTGGCTTGATACAAATCCACAACGAGTACAGTTCCTCCTCTCTGGCATCTTTACTCCATCTCTAACGGATAATCTCTCTCCTAAAGCATGATAAGAGTAGTTCAAAAGAAATGAACTgcaatttcatatttcatcatCACGAATCTTACCCGAGTGAATAATATCCATTATTGAAGAGGGTCTGATTTTTTCAAGATCTTTGAGAAACATCCTAGCATGACCTCGGTATGCATTAGGAGCGAATACACattcggttgaaaaatataccaaaCGCTTGAAATAGGCATACAtgactatttctttttcatacgTATACTTCAATGGCTTACACCTCATTATCGAATCTGCACCAGcctaaaaaaacttttcaattatcCGCacattacaaaattatttcttatcaTTATCCGAAATATAAGAGTTATTGGTTTAGTTAAAACGAATTTACTAGCTAGAAATATTTGCATCAATTAACAACTTAGAAATTATCCCTCAAATGAATTAAGAAACTTTCTTCTTACTGTGATGATAGATGTACATCGCTGTAATCTAGCGATATCGCCTCTTAAAACATTCATTAGAACCGTTTCAGCAATATCATCAGCATTATGTCCTGTAACGACGCAATCTACGCCCAACAAAGCAGCTCCTCTGTCTAAAGCCTGCCGCCTGAACACCCCACAAAATGTACAATTGTTTTTGCGACCCACctaattttcatcgaatttttaGATAATACAGCTTAATTAGATGTATAGCTTTTAAGTTAAAGGATATGCAGGaagaatgatatttttaaattctctgcTTATCCTTCCATAAACACCAATCTACCTGTGCTACAATTGCATCCATTGTCCATCCATACAACTCCTCGTACGACAAGATTTTTAATGGCATTTCGTAATCAGTTTTATTTTGCTCAACAGTCTGCAAACTATCGTCACGGTAAcctatataaaaatatcatgGTATAGCGTGCATATGGGAAGAATACGGTGTTATTCTCATATTGTCTTATTGAAAGTATAGTAAATAAGCAGCATTACTACAGGTAGCAATGTTGAATTGACTTAGTTACGTGGTAATTTAAAGATCTTTTGATACATCCTGCAcaactgatgattttgttgaACTAATCAAAGCTATTGAATTAAAGCAAAACCATGCAATTTTCTATCATTCAAAGACCGTATTCAAGGAAAGTATTCCGACTTACCTGTGATACCTTCGTCAACAGAGAGGAGAAATAGATCAAGACCATAGTCGTATCGTTCATTCAATAACTTCAATACATAAGCAAGTACAGTAGAATCTTTACCACCGGAAGCGGCAATCGCGACTTTGTTACCTCTTTGAAATAGCTTGGCATTTACAACGGTGTTATGAACTTCCATTTCAAAAGCCCAGAAAAAGCATTCCTTGCACAGAGCGTCTCCAGTCTTTGGTCTCTACAAAAGAAATCTGCGTATGAAAATCAATTCACTCAGATAGCGATTTATGAATAAAACCAGTCAAACGtttgtgataaaattattgatttgtattaaaaaatgtccaagTAAAACGCAGTCTTGATAACGTGAttgaacctaacctaacttaacctaAAATAACTTGAGCTAATATATTTGCAACGTCGAGACAAGGTGTTCTCACTTACTTTGAGGGTAGCATTTTTTCCGCACTTAGCGGAACACGGTACAGGCATTATAGACTGCTTGATGAGTTTTGACAGAAAATATATCGCTTTGAAGTACGTTAGACGCAGCTGCgttgttttccaatttttaatatcttgTCATGTTACTGTAAATCAGTGAGCCTGGAATGAAGAGTGCGGTGACTACTGTTGACTACATTGAACACAACGGAGAAGAGACCGAGAGCGCCCTCTGACacgaacaaatttttactggTCTTATTGTGCAGACATTTTTCTCTAATTAATATTCGTTACATATCTAACAGTCAACGTATCTAATGATTCAGACGggatattaataaaaatgtccGAATGAATTAAGATGTATGGTAAAAATCGATGAACGAATGTAAAGGATTACTGTTGGGTAAATTTTCGCGATCAATACTCGGAGGGTAAGTGAACCGGGGGCCATAAGAAGCCATGTTAGTGTTCCGGTACCTTCTTTATCGACGGGAGCTGCATACGTTCTACTAAGGTCTCCATAGGGTTAGCTGTCTTCGGTCTACTTATATCGTTATTCAATGCCATACCTAATTTCCCCTTTCTCATGGGAGATCCGTGCTTTTTATGTATGCACCCCCAACACATATACGTAATAGTAGCGGATACATGAAGAGTGTAATATtaaaaggaagaaaagtttgataaacAAGCAGATATTAAGGGCCTATGAAGTACCGAGGGTTATtcgtaaattgaaatattcagcGGAACCTCAGTTGCTTATCAATTAACCAAACGTGCGATGATCTGCATTTTTGAAAGTAACCCACAGCAGAAGACGGTTGAGATGATAAAACCGTTGGTAGAATGTTGATGCATTAAGAGCAGCAGCTTCCGTTGGACGGACGGCTCGCTGGCCGTTGAGCGCAACTAATCCTAACCTAACCGATCGGATATAAGGAAGAGCGTCCTTATTGAACACATATTCGACGAAAGGCCGTTGGTactcatttcaaatatttcactcCGCATTCACCTTACGACGAGAGAAATACATCACCGAGGATACGATGCTGTAAGTATTCTATTGCAGCTGCCCCTTCTTTGTTCAAAAATAACGTTTATTTGAGGTACCCTTGGCGTTCCCTTCCCCTGCAGGGCAACAGTCACTTTGTAATTGTCAGGAAACACCTCTTGTTACTCTTACAGTTAAACGGGATGCTGAAagagtttcctttttttctcgaacAATTAGCACATCGTGTTTTGCCTCGATCTATTTCTGGAATGTCAATAGTgttcttaattttttgaattcgaACCATACATTCGATTAGatagattatatttttcaacaatttactTACAAATCGCGAGCAAATtgagattatttattttatagaaaCTTTCGAATTCAAAGGCATagtttatttcaattcttatttcaaaatcagatATTTTAGTAACCCCTCAAAAATTCAGAGTCTTCATTGGGACAACTATACTTTTTCACGAATATTTACGTCTTTACAATTGCATGGTGCTTGATTgttaaatgatgaaaatcagcGCTTTGATTCATCCTATATTTACCATTCTGGGTTTGTGATTTGTAAGTCGCAatagatgtatgtataatcAGTTTTGAGGCTGACGTTAGTAACGTTGACATAATCAAATATCAGggataaaaatcattattgtgCAATGCTGGAATGACTTTTAATGAGTTGGCCTTGCAAAATatgagtttattttatttatcatggtTTGTTAAATTTCAGACGTTCCCAAAGGTGCGAAATAACCATTTTTACTAAACAGGCattgttacaataacgttactaattttAGCCTTATATACAATTGGGCTCTTCATAAGTGGATATTGTGTACTTACAAATTTTATAGCAATATCTTTTAACCTTTTCACAAATGTTGAAACAgaaatcattcttttttcacaataaaagaaatatgtacttgaaaaatcaacctttttcacttattcttgaaagtataaaattttcttgcaatAATTACGTTGTCAAATAATATGAGAATACAAAATCTGGTTAAAATTTTGTCTTCCGTTGTACAGATTCCATCTTGATTCCGAAATACTACTGAAATTTTGTCATATTAAATTACTGTGTACTAAATGCatgttaaaaataaagtagGGTAAATTGTTTAAATGTTGACCTCAGGTTAATGGTAAACCACTTATGTCATTTTCTGTTGTTTTACCTACTGTTAGAATTAGACGTATACTTCCGTAACGATACAACTTGACGattaactagaaattttttttacaaaattatgcaTGTTGTTTCGTtagtttatatgtatacttttaAAACGTGAGTACTTCCTTAATGACTTGGTAGGTGATAAATTTGTTGTAATAAAATACCTGTAGCCGACCAATTGTTAGTTCAATAACGGACAATCACTGGATGGTCGTCAAGTGGGCCTAGTTTTCAAAGTGGCTGACCACTAACGTATTCACCTTCATAAATCCATAGCACAACTTTTTTCGACTATTCAAACGAGAATTATCTTTACTTTAACGTTAAATGGAACATGGTAAAATTCTTAGCAAAACATCTTAAGATAACAACTATGAAAAATTAAGTCTTGTATTTAATATGCCTGTCTTCTGTCgaatatgaattttataaaaattgtatgtaAACTTCCACTgtcattcattttcaattatttaaaaaaaatttaacactcGTTTCGAGCTCTATTGTAAATCCTTTTTCttggaggaataaaaaaaaaaaaaaaaaaaaaaaagtgttaggTTTTCAAACAGATAATTGAAAAGCATTCTTCTTCGATTATGATTGTAATAGGTAGGGAGACCGAATAGCAAAACCTAGAGAAAACGATGGATCCTGCCACCGTGATAGCTCTCTGCAAAGAGAACATTCAACCGTTACGTCACGGAAGAAATGCTACACAATTAGGAACAGCTCTACGTGCTCAGGAAGATTCTGATGCGCAACAGATGCTGCAACAAGAGAAACAGTGagtgattattaattttaaatcgttaTTGACAATTAATGATTATTACTGCCTGTTGTACACTGGCtactttgatttttgaacaaaTGTGATATTATTGTgttgtgtaataaaaaattcaaatctgcTCAATTTTTTAAGTTAATTTCATATACTGCTTAAATTTCCTGTGTCACTAATATGTAGTAAATCTCTACAGCATGTATGAAGAGGCCATCAAAAATTACCAAGGTGAAGACCCACTGGAAAATTGGTACGAATATATTTTATGGGTAGAACAAAGCTTCCCAAGAAGCGGCCATGATTCCCATATTGGGAGGCTATTACAGCAATGTCTAGCAACTTTTGAGAAGGAAACCAAATATCATCAGGATCGTAGATTTATAAGATTGTGGATTAATTATGTGAgttgattacaaaaatttcaaattgtttgcTATCTGTTTTAGTGTTAAGTACTCGCCAATTTTATAGTCTGCCATGTTCGAGTGCATTTGACtccataaatttttgattttcaaaaaggtCTAACAATTGAGCCTGTGGCGTTGTATTTTTCAGATAAGTATGCAAAAAAATCCCCTTGAACTTTACCAACTTTTACACCACAACGGAATCGGCACTATGGTCGCAGACATGTACAGAGCGTGGGCTTTTGAGTTTGAGCAAAATGAGGACTATAAAAGAGCAGACGAAATTTATTCCATGGGAGTGGCTGCGCATGCTCAGCCGTATGAAGAACTCACTTGTGCCCAAACGTATGGATAAACAATTGATTGTTTGCCTTTCTTGATTTACTTACAGGATTCTTTTAttgtttacttattttcatctGACGCGCAGAAATTTCCAACTTGCTGTGGCTCGCAAGATGCTTGGACATCGTGATGAACGGGGAGCTGCTGCATTAGCTGAGCAACGTCAAGCGTTCAGTTCGTTGCGAGCCATTAGGGGAGGCAAGAAAGTTGGCAGCATTAGAACTGGACAGAGAGTGCGTGATTATTTACCAGGTTCTGTGCCGCAGGTTTACAATCCCAGCGAAATATCCAGAGAAAATGCCAGGATCCACATATACCAGGTGAGTTTGTAACTTCGTTTGGCTACATTGTGTCTTTGCTtaaaggaaaagaatttttctttcttcgtattgctattcaaataatttaattactgCAGTTTAATATAGTTTTGTTTTATACCTTTTCATTCCCAGGATGATCTGCCCGGGACTGAGCATAAAGGTTCTAGCATTCTGGATCATGTGCCAATAGAGGAAAGCGTGCATAAAGAGAATTCTATAAAACCTGGACCCTGGAGCAGTGCATCTAAGAGAGGTCCATTGATACCTTCGACAATTAAAACATCTTTTAAGGGTAACAAAATTCACAGTGctcttttgatttatttttctcctttatGATTGCCATGAAAAACTTGGCGATGTATTTCGCTTTTTAGTTGGTTTTTCGGTTTTGCAACACAGTTCTCAATTttgcattatattttttctgatttcagtTCACGAGGATCATCCAAGTGAAAACGATATGGATAAATTGCGACTATTTCCGAATCATACGCCGTTCTTTGATGGAAGCAAGTACCATGAACATTTACAAGTACCTGTTTTTGTACCAGACCCGCCAAGTTCGGACATTATGCGCAAGGTGCATTACCCCAAAGACCTAGTGTACGCAGACAACGTGGATTTAAGTATGGAAGAAATTAGGGCGCAGAAATACATGAAGAGGTAAGTTTTACAGGCTTCACCCTGTACTGGGCAGTTAAGTTTAATTGGATTTTGTTCGTAGAGCGAAGCAGAGCTTAGAAAAGAGTAATCCAAAAGGAGAGTGTGAAATAGGCAATCAGAGATATGAAATGGAGCAAAATAATCATCGGGACAGCGATGAAAATAGGCAACGATTGTCGGAAGAATTGTCAAGGTTAGAGAGACAGAGGCAAGAAGCGGAGCAGCGTGAACTGGAGCAGCAACGACATATCCAGCGGCAAAGGAGGGAGGCTGAACAAAGAGCACtggagagacagagagaactGGAGAGACAAAGGTTTGAGGCAGAGCAGCGGGAACTAGAGAGACGGCGGCTGGAGGCGGAGAGAATAGAAGCTGAAAGAATAGAAGCTGAGAGAATCGAAGCGGAGAGAATGGAAGCCGAATTAAATAGGCAACAGAAAATTCACAGCTCACGCTATATGACTCAGCATCATAGGTCTGCAGGGCAAAATAACCCCGTCGAACATTTGCTGGGGCAAAGTATAACTGTAAATACAAAAGAGGCGATGTCCGTTGTGCAGGACCTCTGGAATTCACCTGATCAAAATGCCAGTCCTGTTTCTATGCCTGGAAACGGAATAAATCATGGTTTAGTAGAACCGAGAAGTAAACTTGTGTTCGACATACATATGGACAGCTCCATGACTCAACATGCGATTACTGGGAACAAACACCATCAACAGTACAATTTGCAACCGTACAGTGACCAAGAAAATCATCAACACTACCCACCTACTTACACGAGTCCTGAACACCAATCACCTTACGGGAATCACGCTTATCATAATGCCTACCATTACCAAATGCAGGTAAAGTAATACAACTAAATATGTCGTTGCTACATCTGTAAACCATTACGTTGAGTTTTTTTGCTGCTAGGTAATTGCGGAATTTTAGCTTATACactctttttaaaaattgttttcagccGCATCATCAACCACACGTTCAGCATCAGCCACATATTCAACCACCACCACACATGCAGCAACatgttcaaccccagcaacaTCATCAACAGCAACAACCTCAgcaccatcatcatcaacaGCACCATCAACAACACAGTATTTCTacgcaacagcaacagcaacaacagcaacatcATCCCTCAACTCACATGCAACATCAGCAACACCAGCAACACCAGCAACATCATCACATTTATGGAAATATATCTGCGAACAGTAGCATTGGTTATCAATCGTATCATAGCGCAATAGGGTCACCACCGACACATGCCAATGGAGTTCAGCCTCAGAAACAGGTTCAATTTACACCTTACATAGATCCCGACTTGGAATCTAGTAAGCCATATAAAATGCCGTCTGAATTGCCTTATATTAAATCACCGGGAATGAATCGAAGAGATCTCAAGTACTTAGAAGGGGCTGAGGACAAAGAGAATGCAATTTCCGTCGACTACAACGGTCCCTTGGAGGATGAGGCTGGCCCCAAACAATCTGAGCAGGACAATTTATACATCGACGAAAGCCTTGGTATCACTCCTTTGGCcagtgaaaatgaaacttgCTTTACACAGGCGTTCAACAACCATTTGACAGCTTCGACGCCAATCACCAACCATTTTAGGCAATCGTACAGAGGCAAGGAAACGCAACAGTTCCAGGAACATGATATACCTTCTCAAGGGTACGTTGTTCAGTATGATCAATGTCATTATTGTAACGATGAGTTATTTTTACTCGATTAACGAAGAAGGTTAATCACTCTTCTAGatatacaaaatttcattttctattttcaccaGTCTGTCATTTTGGTTACTAACGATCAGtcattcttctttttacaCACAGACCAACTGAAACACGAAGCTGCGAAggcgaagaaaataaattgagcGTCATAATGGAATCTACTCGAGAGTATGTCTCAAGTTCCTCTGGAAGCAGTGGCGCTCAGACGAGAACTCCTGGGCTAGGGTTTACTTTAACAAGGGAAGATTTATTACCTATAAAAGAGCAGTCAACAAATCAAGGTGCGTACTGGAATTCGAGAAACAACTTATTTCtctataatttgaaattctttaattttaGTACATGAGatgattgaaattctttttgttGAATGATAGACATGGAATCGACAGAATACTTGCTTGCGGCGAATCAAACGTATGAGCAAAAAATGAGAGCTCAAATTCAAGCCGTTCATGCCCAGAGTCCGCGAACTGTACAGCGTAACGTGGATCAGATAACATCCGAGATAAAAAACAGTTGCGATCTTCGTAAGGCGATTACTTTTAAGCCTGAAAATGATGATTCTATGGAGTTTGAAGAACATGAACCTATGGAGGAGGTTGAGGAGGAAACATTCGAACTTCCTACTGGGGATATTAACCCATTCGACAAAGGCTTGATAACCGGCTTGTTGAGGAAAATCAAATTCCCACAGCCACATCATGCAGTTGGATATACCAAATTGGAttcgaatataaataaatttgtgcCTTCTACTATGGTGACGTTTGGTGAGTCTGTTCATTCATAATTCGAATACTAAATTCCTAGTGGACTGATATTTAATACATCATTTTAGATAATTTTGTGAGAAATCCGATCTTTAGTTGACTTAGTTTGTAAGTTCTAAATGTTAATGAATGATAAATCTGGAAGCTCTTGTTCAAACATGTGAC contains:
- the LOC124411309 gene encoding cytoplasmic tRNA 2-thiolation protein 1, translated to MPVPCSAKCGKNATLKRPKTGDALCKECFFWAFEMEVHNTVVNAKLFQRGNKVAIAASGGKDSTVLAYVLKLLNERYDYGLDLFLLSVDEGITGYRDDSLQTVEQNKTDYEMPLKILSYEELYGWTMDAIVAQVGRKNNCTFCGVFRRQALDRGAALLGVDCVVTGHNADDIAETVLMNVLRGDIARLQRCTSIITAGADSIMRCKPLKYTYEKEIVMYAYFKRLVYFSTECVFAPNAYRGHARMFLKDLEKIRPSSIMDIIHSGERLSVRDGVKMPERRNCTRCGFVSSQEICKACVLLEGLNRGLPRLGIGKSNKAKLLLAATTEGSGKKKTVDF
- the LOC124410918 gene encoding uncharacterized protein LOC124410918 yields the protein MDPATVIALCKENIQPLRHGRNATQLGTALRAQEDSDAQQMLQQEKHMYEEAIKNYQGEDPLENWYEYILWVEQSFPRSGHDSHIGRLLQQCLATFEKETKYHQDRRFIRLWINYISMQKNPLELYQLLHHNGIGTMVADMYRAWAFEFEQNEDYKRADEIYSMGVAAHAQPYEELTCAQTNFQLAVARKMLGHRDERGAAALAEQRQAFSSLRAIRGGKKVGSIRTGQRVRDYLPGSVPQVYNPSEISRENARIHIYQDDLPGTEHKGSSILDHVPIEESVHKENSIKPGPWSSASKRGPLIPSTIKTSFKVHEDHPSENDMDKLRLFPNHTPFFDGSKYHEHLQVPVFVPDPPSSDIMRKVHYPKDLVYADNVDLSMEEIRAQKYMKRAKQSLEKSNPKGECEIGNQRYEMEQNNHRDSDENRQRLSEELSRLERQRQEAEQRELEQQRHIQRQRREAEQRALERQRELERQRFEAEQRELERRRLEAERIEAERIEAERIEAERMEAELNRQQKIHSSRYMTQHHRSAGQNNPVEHLLGQSITVNTKEAMSVVQDLWNSPDQNASPVSMPGNGINHGLVEPRSKLVFDIHMDSSMTQHAITGNKHHQQYNLQPYSDQENHQHYPPTYTSPEHQSPYGNHAYHNAYHYQMQPHHQPHVQHQPHIQPPPHMQQHVQPQQHHQQQQPQHHHHQQHHQQHSISTQQQQQQQQHHPSTHMQHQQHQQHQQHHHIYGNISANSSIGYQSYHSAIGSPPTHANGVQPQKQVQFTPYIDPDLESSKPYKMPSELPYIKSPGMNRRDLKYLEGAEDKENAISVDYNGPLEDEAGPKQSEQDNLYIDESLGITPLASENETCFTQAFNNHLTASTPITNHFRQSYRGKETQQFQEHDIPSQGPTETRSCEGEENKLSVIMESTREYVSSSSGSSGAQTRTPGLGFTLTREDLLPIKEQSTNQDMESTEYLLAANQTYEQKMRAQIQAVHAQSPRTVQRNVDQITSEIKNSCDLRKAITFKPENDDSMEFEEHEPMEEVEEETFELPTGDINPFDKGLITGLLRKIKFPQPHHAVGYTKLDSNINKFVPSTMVTFGTEAYDLEKCLGKGTYGTVYKGINLQTGQAVALKTQKPAWVWEYYIAREIKARLTNPHMLRGFMDITTAYVANNASTLVSEFSKYGTLLAVANQVKLATGKQLGEPLAIFFTIEMLQIVEYLHKCQIIHGDIKPDNFLLMHLPSDDVRPTIQLIDFGCSIDMSLFPESTKFTHVIKTEDFTCIEMQTGKPWTYQTDLYCLAASSHCLLFGNYMRVSNNNGRWFINSKIPRYVKKAAWERYFTELLNIESCDKMPDLTALRNVLEEILSQVSDLRTHLRSFSNTLNKR